The genomic DNA CATCGACGTGAATATAAGTAACCGTCAAAACCTTCAGAATAAGCTGCATATTCTCCTTTGAAGGTGATTACCATTTCACGAGGTCTCGCATTATAATACTTCCAACATTTAGTATGTAACGTAGGATTAAAGTCTTTTATTTTCTCTTTAACGATAGTAACAACTTTGCCTGGTTTTAACTTAAATGGAGACTCTATACCTTTAATAAAAGCTACGCCTCGCTCATAGTTTTCCATTTCATTATCATTGAGTTTATTAACGTTAATAAACTCAATAGCTAAGTCAGCTGATTTTGCATGATTTCCGAGCTTGGGGACTAAAAAAGCCCTTATTCTATATTTCTGGCTTTCCAATACGTCATCAGATAAATCGTTTTTATATGTTTCCATGTACTCACGCACAACACGGTAATTTTCGGTTTGAAATTGTTTTAAAGCATCGAGTTGAGCTTGTTCTGAAGTTCGGGTTAATTGCATAGCAATCGCTAACCTAGCCATTAATGCATGACTATCACCAAACTCTTCAACTAGAAGATTCTCAAAATTATTAAGTGCAGATTGGCATTCACCGCTAGTTGCGAGATCAACTGCTGGTAAACTTCTATGTTCAATCTTATTTCTGAGTCCAATAAGAAAATTTAAATTTTTGGTTTCAGGGTTATCCTCGCCACGCCAATATTCGTTACAGCAACGATACAACTCCCATGCTTTTTCTTCACCATCAATTATTATTGGATTTCCTTCTTCATCAAGATGAAAATAATTTTGTTCTTTTTTCTCAAAAATAGCATGAAACAAAGCTGTGTAAGCAATGACGATATTAACTATAAAGCCATATGTTTTAAATTCCGTATAAGGATTGTTGTACGTCGATACAGCCAGTAAAGCGAACTCTCTAGCTTTGTGAAGCAAAATACTTTTTGGCGAAAGGTTGTTTGGATCTTGCAAATTTTGTGAATGTATAAGACTAAATTCAGCCTTGCTTAAATAGATGAGCCCCGTAGAAGTATATTGGCTACCGTCTCTTTGAACGAATTGGTGCCATCTTTTAGTTGGATATGTTTGACAACTACTTATTGCCCAGCCTGATGCCTCTGCCAATTCAGTCATTGTGAAAGCTTCTCCAGCTTTCTCCTTAGCGAGCATAAACTCAAATGCTAGCTCTACTCTTTGATTCCGATTCAACGCAATACTCCATGAGTTATTTTAAAGCTGATTAATTAATTTCATCCTACATTTGCTATCTCTTTGGTGTAAAGCAATTAAATCTATTCACGTTGCCTTTACATGTAGACTGCTTAAGACAACCGACAAAATAATGCGTGAGCAGACTTAAACCATCAGGATTCAATCACATTGAGGGCGTTGAAGAAAATGACGTGAGCTGGCCATGGACGGCCAGCTAGCTTTCGAGGGGAAGGGACGCCCCATCGGAAGCGTTAGCATTTTCGAATAAGGCCGAAGCAGGATTCAAATGAAGTTAAAAGCTGGATCAATTTCCGTCGCGACCTTTTCGCTGTTTGAAAATGTTGCCGGAACGGCAGGGGTGATCCAAGAGGGGATTGCTGTTGATCCCCTTTTGGCCAGTGCAGGGTGGAACCTTGCGATCTTAATTCAAACGAAGTTTGAAAAAGCTGGTGTGGGCGAAGCGCCACGACCTTAGTGGCCGCAGGCCATAAAAATAAGAATAAGAATAAGAATATAGCTGAGATAGCAGCAAAAAATTGACCATGTCATCACAACCTAAGTGGTGACATAGCCAGAACAAATGCTGAATAAACGAATTAAGCTTGAGAAATCTGCTGGTAAAGCTTGTCTTTGAGTACTGTTCGGTCAAGCTTAGCTTGATGCATAAAGTCATCGCTTGTTGGAGAGTTTCGTAACTCCAGCTTACGAATTTCAGTATCTAATTTATGATACTGCTTCGCATCTTCTACAAACTCGGTATCACTCGCGGTTAACAATAAAATCTTATTTTGATACTCAGGAAAATCAACTAATAGCGCATGGCTTTCACCTAACATACCTCTCTCCTTTTCATGTCA from Shewanella psychromarinicola includes the following:
- a CDS encoding YdcH family protein; translation: MLGESHALLVDFPEYQNKILLLTASDTEFVEDAKQYHKLDTEIRKLELRNSPTSDDFMHQAKLDRTVLKDKLYQQISQA
- a CDS encoding DUF3644 domain-containing protein, whose translation is MNRNQRVELAFEFMLAKEKAGEAFTMTELAEASGWAISSCQTYPTKRWHQFVQRDGSQYTSTGLIYLSKAEFSLIHSQNLQDPNNLSPKSILLHKAREFALLAVSTYNNPYTEFKTYGFIVNIVIAYTALFHAIFEKKEQNYFHLDEEGNPIIIDGEEKAWELYRCCNEYWRGEDNPETKNLNFLIGLRNKIEHRSLPAVDLATSGECQSALNNFENLLVEEFGDSHALMARLAIAMQLTRTSEQAQLDALKQFQTENYRVVREYMETYKNDLSDDVLESQKYRIRAFLVPKLGNHAKSADLAIEFINVNKLNDNEMENYERGVAFIKGIESPFKLKPGKVVTIVKEKIKDFNPTLHTKCWKYYNARPREMVITFKGEYAAYSEGFDGYLYSRRWAEFLIRQLSNKDEIARVRRQAI